ATCGGTGTCTCCGATGGCCTCACCGTGCCCTTTGCCCTCGCAGCGGGGCTGTCCGGTGCCAATGTTACCTCCAGCATCATCCTCATTGCTGGCATTGCTGAAGTTGCTGCCGGAGCCATCTCCATGGGACTCGGCGGGTATGCATATCCTCTCCAACTATTTTCCTACATTTTAGTCATAAAATCCCAAATAACTCTGTTAAAAAGGATCGAGTTTTTGCATTTTCAGATACCTTGCAGCTAAAAGTGAAGCGGATCATTACATGAGAGAACTGAAGAGGGAACAAGAAGAGGTGATTGAGGTTCCAGACACAGGTAATTTAGCCTTAACTCGCTTTGTTAACGATAGAAATCACAGACCATCTGAAATGACATGATATAGTCCGGTTTGAGCATAAGTTTTAGTagctttacttttgatttctcCAAAACGCCTCTACATATAGAGATaatattctttacttataaacctatgatttTCCTCTTAATTTAATGAACGTGTGACTACTTCTATAATAagtaatcctcaacaattctcccctcgaacaaCGTTTACCATAGAACCTCACTTGAGGTTTCCTTCTCTGAAGCTCTCGAgcagtctccccttaatcgaggcttgactccttctctagagcccttgaacaaagttcaccttttgttcgacacttgagttaCCTTTTGCTAcatcttcgaggctcacaacttttttgttcgacact
The sequence above is drawn from the Cucurbita pepo subsp. pepo cultivar mu-cu-16 unplaced genomic scaffold, ASM280686v2 Cp4.1_scaffold003803, whole genome shotgun sequence genome and encodes:
- the LOC111786981 gene encoding vacuolar iron transporter 1.1-like, which codes for GVSDGLTVPFALAAGLSGANVTSSIILIAGIAEVAAGAISMGLGGYLAAKSEADHYMRELKREQEEVIEVPDTGNLALTRFVNDRNHRPSEMT